The Terriglobus roseus sequence CGCCCGAACCTTTGACCCACAGCACCTTGACGGTCTCGCCGGTGAGGGGATCGATCTCGTCGAGCTTGGAGGAGGTGTTGCCGCCGCCGAAGTTGGTCAGACGCAGGTCCGAACCCAGCAGGTTCGAGCGGTAACGGAGCAGCTCCGGAGCGTCCAGCTTGGAGGCGACAGCGTCGTCCCAGCGATCTTCCAGAAACTTGAGCTTTGCAGTGCTTGCCATGGAATCCCTTCTGAATTGGAGCCAGCCGGCGCGAAGACTTGCCGAGCGGGTCGGGTTTTGCCTCGGGTACGGTTCGCCGGAATTATTGCATAGCAACCATGCGTCTGGCCGCGCCGCGGGACGAAATTATGAGACGTCTCATTCTAAGCGCAAAACCGCCGCTGTGGCTCCCCGCAACAAACACTTAATTGTTTGTTCGCGACAGGTCGCTTAGCAACGGAAAAGTCGCGCCCAGAGCGGACGCGCGGCCCCCCTGGCGCGCTACAGTGGTGACGAGATTGATCTGCCAGATTCAGGGAGGATTTCAACTGTGAAACTGTTTCGATATGGACCAACAGGCGGGGAGCGACCCGGTTTAGTGGCTGCCGACGGCACTCTCCGCGACCTGTCCGGCATCGTGCCGGACATCGCCGGCGCCACCCTCCTGCCGGAGTCGCTGGCAATGATCGCCGCTCTGGATCACAAGGCCCTGCCTGCCGCCCCGGAAGGCACGCGCATCGGCGCGTGTGTCGGCGGTGTGGGCAAGGTGATCTGCATCGGCCTGAACTATGCCGACCATGCCGCAGAGGCTGGTGCGTCCGTGCCGGTGGAGCCCATCGTCTTTATGAAGGCCACCTCCGCACTCTGCGGCCCGAACGACGGCATCATCATCCCGAAGAACTCCCAGAAGACCGACTGGGAGGTGGAACTGGCCGTAGTCATCGGTCGCGAAGCGCGCTACGTGGATGAGGCCAGTGCCATGGACCACGTGGCAGGCTATTGCGTGACCAATGACGTCTCCGAGCGTGCCTTCCAGATGGAGGGTACGGGCCAGTGGGTCAAGGGTAAGAGCGCGGACAGCTTCGGCCCGATCGGACCATGGATGGTCACGAAGGACGAGGTGCCTGACCCGCAGAATCTGCGACTGTGGCTGGAAGTCGATGGCCACCGCTATCAGGACGGATCCACGAAGACGATGGTCTTCGGCGTCGCCTATCTCGTCGCCTATCTCAGCAAGTTCATGACGCTGCAGCCCGGCGATATCATCAGCACCGGCACACCGCCGGGTGTAGGCCTGGGCCAGAAGCCACCTGTCTACCTGAAGCCCGGGCAGGTCGTCCGCCTCGGCATCGATGGTCTCGGCGAGCAGACGCAGAAGGTTGTCGCCTACGAAAGCACTCTCTAACAGGAGCCACGCCGATGCCCTATCGTCTCGACGGCAAGACCGCAGTCATCACCGGAGCGGCACAGGCATCGGCCGCGCCTCCGCACTTCTCTTTGCTGAAGCAGGCGCAACCGTCTGGGCCACCGACCGCAATCCAGCGACGAGTCACGCTTCGCGACCGCACGTGCGTTCTCATCAACGGTGGTATGAGCCTATGAGCGAATCAGAATAAGCTTGACACGCTCAAGCACCCCTCCCTAAGCTCGTCGACACACGATCAGGATCGGTTGGGACATCAGATTCCACCGCTCGGAACGTGCCTTTTACGGCCCTTGCTGAAAGCCACAGGCTTCCCTCACCGAGGCATGCTCCGGCTTTCAGCAAGGGCTAAATGAAGAAGCGCATGCTGCGCGGACCTCAATGGTTGTTGTATCCCCGGCGGGGTAAAAATAATGCTGGTCGTCTTTCAGATACCTCTGGCAGATTTGCGGGCGTTTCGAGCTACGTCGTCGCGACGAGATCGGCCACACTGGCCGACACCAGATGCAGGCGTTGAGTTCATCCGTTTCTTCGGCCCGGTGCGCGAGCGCAGAACGGGTAAACGAACGCCACTGGCATGGGCGGATGAGATGTACTTCGTCGATGCCTCACGCGCTCTTCGTGTTCAACCGTTTCCACACACTCAAAAGCGATGGACCTGCGCGTTTCGCCGTATCCTCAGCGATGGCGGAGCAGTCGTCCGCTTTGAGATCGGCTTTCATATTCCGCCAAGCAGCGTTGACCCGCCAACTCCGCTGCTTGAGACCATCGGCAAGATCCTTGACCTGCCCTGTACGGTTCGCGGTGAGAAGACCGCGATCAAGCTTCTCCTTGTGGGGAAGAGGCTCGCCACGCTCTACGCGAAGTCAACGGCACCTCGCGGAACAGAACTTAGAGGTGACGAGGTTGTCGCGGGACAGCCGACTGTTCTTGTCCAATTAGACGATCTTGATCGACCGGGCATGCCAAGGTTTGTCGACTTCGATAGCGACCATCTTGCCTTCCTAAAGACCACGCGGAATGGCATCCCGATGAATGTGTGGATGACTAATTCAGGTTTCGGTGATCCTCGGAACACTCGCGCCGCCCTGTTGCGCCTGAGTGCGGAACATCAATCGTTGAAGTACGTTCTTCGGGATATCACCAGCGGCAACGTTGTGCTGGAGGGCGAAACCCCGCAAACAGCGGCACTACAGACATACCTGAACAATGCGAGCCGCACACTCAGTAAGGAGAGCCGCTTCGGCATTGACCAGACTGCCCTCATCGGACTCACGCAAAAATACGAAACGCTATGCGGTGGCGCGGAACTCCAGATGTTACGAAATAACCTCGACCAGATCCGTCCGCAGATCAGGACGAAAGTAATGGTTCTGGTGAACGCTGCCAACAGCAATCAAGCGCCGTTGAATTCCAACGGTCCCGAGTTCCAGTGGCAGGGAGGCTTTGACCAAGTTGAACTGCAGGCATTCTTACGGAGTCCACGGCCCCTCATCAACGTAGCGTGGATGGCCGACGTAACGGCTCGACTTTGCCCGGCGGTGTGCCGAATTGATTTCCCTGCGATCGGTCGGAAAGCCACTGGCTTTCTTGTCGCGAAAGACCTCATCCTGACGAACTGGCATGTGATCGAAGAGTTTCCCGGCGACCCACGCGACGCAAACCTGGCCGGCATGGAACTCTGCTTCACACAAAGCTCGCAGCCCACCCGCGTCTTCAAGCTTGTAAGGAACAGCCCGGGACAGGCTCTTATCAAGGGCAGCGCCGTCGCCCAACAGGATTACGTTCTGCTGCGGGTCAGCGAGGACGTGGCTGCCGTGCTGGGCGTGACGCCCTTCGGCTGCAAGGCAAACTCTCAGCCAGTGGTTCGCCAGCCGATCCACATGATCCAGCACCCGGGTGGCGGTGCCTTGCAGATCTCAGTGGATGAGGACGGCGTGACAGGCATCTACCCGGATTCCGGCAAGGTTCAATACATCTCGACGGCCCATGCGGGCTCCAGCGGATCGCCCTGTATCGATGGCAACAAAGACCTGGTAGCAATCCATCATGCGGAGGTTCAGCGTGCATTCGGCGCAATCCGCGAAGGCATTTTATTGAGTTCGATCTTCCCGGATA is a genomic window containing:
- a CDS encoding trypsin-like serine peptidase; this encodes MRERRTGKRTPLAWADEMYFVDASRALRVQPFPHTQKRWTCAFRRILSDGGAVVRFEIGFHIPPSSVDPPTPLLETIGKILDLPCTVRGEKTAIKLLLVGKRLATLYAKSTAPRGTELRGDEVVAGQPTVLVQLDDLDRPGMPRFVDFDSDHLAFLKTTRNGIPMNVWMTNSGFGDPRNTRAALLRLSAEHQSLKYVLRDITSGNVVLEGETPQTAALQTYLNNASRTLSKESRFGIDQTALIGLTQKYETLCGGAELQMLRNNLDQIRPQIRTKVMVLVNAANSNQAPLNSNGPEFQWQGGFDQVELQAFLRSPRPLINVAWMADVTARLCPAVCRIDFPAIGRKATGFLVAKDLILTNWHVIEEFPGDPRDANLAGMELCFTQSSQPTRVFKLVRNSPGQALIKGSAVAQQDYVLLRVSEDVAAVLGVTPFGCKANSQPVVRQPIHMIQHPGGGALQISVDEDGVTGIYPDSGKVQYISTAHAGSSGSPCIDGNKDLVAIHHAEVQRAFGAIREGILLSSIFPDISPYL
- a CDS encoding fumarylacetoacetate hydrolase family protein, with the translated sequence MKLFRYGPTGGERPGLVAADGTLRDLSGIVPDIAGATLLPESLAMIAALDHKALPAAPEGTRIGACVGGVGKVICIGLNYADHAAEAGASVPVEPIVFMKATSALCGPNDGIIIPKNSQKTDWEVELAVVIGREARYVDEASAMDHVAGYCVTNDVSERAFQMEGTGQWVKGKSADSFGPIGPWMVTKDEVPDPQNLRLWLEVDGHRYQDGSTKTMVFGVAYLVAYLSKFMTLQPGDIISTGTPPGVGLGQKPPVYLKPGQVVRLGIDGLGEQTQKVVAYESTL